A window of the Brachyhypopomus gauderio isolate BG-103 chromosome 14, BGAUD_0.2, whole genome shotgun sequence genome harbors these coding sequences:
- the LOC143475338 gene encoding uncharacterized protein LOC143475338 isoform X2, giving the protein MITNPKVRNDCQKYVIWGTAEMHRVQEQSIRHNAHASSAASSFQLLAGRKMADASSGSSNQESMVTHLLERLQSRISGILDRPNLDLDYFLKINGALSQEAPQLFIKDASNGRGRPKLIFSEELLTRLIDMPLPVSCIANLLGVSQSTIFRRMREHGLSTKSTYSSLSDHDLDNAVMSIKRQLPTAGYRMVKGSLQAEGHRVQWDRIKESMHRVDAAGVLERMTKLGCIVRRTYFVQHPLSLVHVDTNNKLIRYNIVIFGGIDGYSRKIMYLEPADNNCSSTALFFLKAVQNYGWPSRVRGDEGVENVGIAETMFTVKGTGRGSFIAGKSVHNQRIERLWRDVWLSVTQLYYEVLHGLEEDGLLDLSDSLHMFCVHYVFLARLEHDLHIFTEGWDNHPLQSEGGLSPNQLWVLGHMQNSSGDSEENLQFQNLELFGTDWESFDSANEEPFGVQVPRIESPLPPAVMETIKSIINPLATSESYGRDIYISMVQYAEHLWRTGSNN; this is encoded by the exons ATGATTACGAATCCAAAGGTGAGAAACGACTGTCAAAAATACGTCATTTGGGGCACAGCCGAAATGCATCGAGTACAAGAGCAATCGATTCGTCACAATGCGCATGCGTCCTCAGCCGCGTCCAGCTTTCAACTGTTGGCGGGTAGAAAGATGGCTGATGCAAGCAGCGGGAGCTCAAATCAG GAGTCTATGGTTACACACTTACTGGAACGTCTTCAATCTAGAATAAGTGGGATCCTGGATCGACCAAATTTGGATTTGGACTATTTCCT GAAGATAAACGGAGCTCTTTCACAAGAAGCACCCCAACTTTTCATTAAGGATGCAAGTAATGGACGAGGCAGACCAAAACTGATCTTTTCTGAAGAACTGTTAACCAGACTCATTGACATGCCTTTACCCGTGTCTTGTATTGCAAACCTGCTAGGAGTTAGTCAGTCAACCATCTTTCGTCGAATGCGTGAACATGGACTGTCTACAAAGTCCACGTATAGCAGTCTCTCTGACCATGACTTGGATAATGCTGTGATGTCTATCAAGAGACAATTACCAACTGCAGGATACAGGATGGTAAAGGGTTCCTTGCAAGCAGAAGGGCACAGAGTTCAGTGGGATCGCATCAAGGAGTCCATGCACAGAGTAGATGCTGCTGGAGTTTTGGAGAGGATGACAAAGCTAGGGTGCATTGTCAGGAGAACGTATTTTGTACAGCATCCGCTATCCTTAGTCCACGTGGACACAAACAATAAACTTATACG GTACAACATTGTCATATTTGGAGGGATCGATGGATACTCTAGAAAG ATCATGTACCTGGAACCAGCAGATAATAACTGCTCAAGCACTGCACTTTTTTTTCTAAAAGCAGTTCAAAACTATGGCTGGCCATCAAG AGTGAGAGGTGATGAAGGTGTGGAAAATGTTGGAATTGCAGAAACCATGTTCACTGTAAAAGGCACAGGAAGAGGAAGCTTCATTGCAGGGAAGAGTGTGCATAATCAAAG AATCGAGCGCCTTTGGCGAGATGTTTGGCTCAGTGTAACTCAGCTGTACTACGAAGTTCTTCATGGGCTTGAAGAAGATGGCTTGCTGGACTTGTCAGATTCTCTCCATATGTTCTGTGTGCATTATGTGTTTCTTGCACGCCTAGAACATGATCTCCACATTTTTACTGAAGGCTGGGATAATCATCCCTTACAATCTGAAGGTGGACTTAGCCCAAACCAGCTGTGGGTTCTGGGACACATGCAGAATTCTTCTGGTGACTCTGAAGAGAATTTGCAG tttCAGAATCTGGAGCTGTTTGGAACAGACTGGGAGTCCTTCGATTCTGCAAATGAAGAACCTTTTGGCGTTCAGGTGCCACGAATTGAGAGCCCACTGCCTCCAGCTGTGATGGAAACAATTAAATCTATCATCAATCCTCTTGCAACATCAGAATCCTATGGTAGAGACATTTACATATCAATGGTTCAATATGCTGAACACCTTTGGAGAACAGGAAGCAATAACTGA
- the LOC143475338 gene encoding uncharacterized protein LOC143475338 isoform X1, with product MITNPKVRNDCQKYVIWGTAEMHRVQEQSIRHNAHASSAASSFQLLAGRKMADASSGSSNQESMVTHLLERLQSRISGILDRPNLDLDYFLYVVNQEVFILTSAATVFNVPSEIEENLLSLQRKINGALSQEAPQLFIKDASNGRGRPKLIFSEELLTRLIDMPLPVSCIANLLGVSQSTIFRRMREHGLSTKSTYSSLSDHDLDNAVMSIKRQLPTAGYRMVKGSLQAEGHRVQWDRIKESMHRVDAAGVLERMTKLGCIVRRTYFVQHPLSLVHVDTNNKLIRYNIVIFGGIDGYSRKIMYLEPADNNCSSTALFFLKAVQNYGWPSRVRGDEGVENVGIAETMFTVKGTGRGSFIAGKSVHNQRIERLWRDVWLSVTQLYYEVLHGLEEDGLLDLSDSLHMFCVHYVFLARLEHDLHIFTEGWDNHPLQSEGGLSPNQLWVLGHMQNSSGDSEENLQFQNLELFGTDWESFDSANEEPFGVQVPRIESPLPPAVMETIKSIINPLATSESYGRDIYISMVQYAEHLWRTGSNN from the exons ATGATTACGAATCCAAAGGTGAGAAACGACTGTCAAAAATACGTCATTTGGGGCACAGCCGAAATGCATCGAGTACAAGAGCAATCGATTCGTCACAATGCGCATGCGTCCTCAGCCGCGTCCAGCTTTCAACTGTTGGCGGGTAGAAAGATGGCTGATGCAAGCAGCGGGAGCTCAAATCAG GAGTCTATGGTTACACACTTACTGGAACGTCTTCAATCTAGAATAAGTGGGATCCTGGATCGACCAAATTTGGATTTGGACTATTTCCTGTACGTTGTTAATCAAGAAGTATTCATTTTGACATCAGCTGCTACTGTCTTTAATGTGCCAAGTGAAATTGAGGAGAATCTTCTATCTCTTCAAAGGAAGATAAACGGAGCTCTTTCACAAGAAGCACCCCAACTTTTCATTAAGGATGCAAGTAATGGACGAGGCAGACCAAAACTGATCTTTTCTGAAGAACTGTTAACCAGACTCATTGACATGCCTTTACCCGTGTCTTGTATTGCAAACCTGCTAGGAGTTAGTCAGTCAACCATCTTTCGTCGAATGCGTGAACATGGACTGTCTACAAAGTCCACGTATAGCAGTCTCTCTGACCATGACTTGGATAATGCTGTGATGTCTATCAAGAGACAATTACCAACTGCAGGATACAGGATGGTAAAGGGTTCCTTGCAAGCAGAAGGGCACAGAGTTCAGTGGGATCGCATCAAGGAGTCCATGCACAGAGTAGATGCTGCTGGAGTTTTGGAGAGGATGACAAAGCTAGGGTGCATTGTCAGGAGAACGTATTTTGTACAGCATCCGCTATCCTTAGTCCACGTGGACACAAACAATAAACTTATACG GTACAACATTGTCATATTTGGAGGGATCGATGGATACTCTAGAAAG ATCATGTACCTGGAACCAGCAGATAATAACTGCTCAAGCACTGCACTTTTTTTTCTAAAAGCAGTTCAAAACTATGGCTGGCCATCAAG AGTGAGAGGTGATGAAGGTGTGGAAAATGTTGGAATTGCAGAAACCATGTTCACTGTAAAAGGCACAGGAAGAGGAAGCTTCATTGCAGGGAAGAGTGTGCATAATCAAAG AATCGAGCGCCTTTGGCGAGATGTTTGGCTCAGTGTAACTCAGCTGTACTACGAAGTTCTTCATGGGCTTGAAGAAGATGGCTTGCTGGACTTGTCAGATTCTCTCCATATGTTCTGTGTGCATTATGTGTTTCTTGCACGCCTAGAACATGATCTCCACATTTTTACTGAAGGCTGGGATAATCATCCCTTACAATCTGAAGGTGGACTTAGCCCAAACCAGCTGTGGGTTCTGGGACACATGCAGAATTCTTCTGGTGACTCTGAAGAGAATTTGCAG tttCAGAATCTGGAGCTGTTTGGAACAGACTGGGAGTCCTTCGATTCTGCAAATGAAGAACCTTTTGGCGTTCAGGTGCCACGAATTGAGAGCCCACTGCCTCCAGCTGTGATGGAAACAATTAAATCTATCATCAATCCTCTTGCAACATCAGAATCCTATGGTAGAGACATTTACATATCAATGGTTCAATATGCTGAACACCTTTGGAGAACAGGAAGCAATAACTGA
- the LOC143475338 gene encoding uncharacterized protein LOC143475338 isoform X3 — MITNPKVRNDCQKYVIWGTAEMHRVQEQSIRHNAHASSAASSFQLLAGRKMADASSGSSNQESMVTHLLERLQSRISGILDRPNLDLDYFLYVVNQEVFILTSAATVFNVPSEIEENLLSLQRKINGALSQEAPQLFIKDASNGRGRPKLIFSEELLTRLIDMPLPVSCIANLLGVSQSTIFRRMREHGLSTKSTYSSLSDHDLDNAVMSIKRQLPTAGYRMVKGSLQAEGHRVQWDRIKESMHRVDAAGVLERMTKLGCIVRRTYFVQHPLSLVHVDTNNKLIRVRGDEGVENVGIAETMFTVKGTGRGSFIAGKSVHNQRIERLWRDVWLSVTQLYYEVLHGLEEDGLLDLSDSLHMFCVHYVFLARLEHDLHIFTEGWDNHPLQSEGGLSPNQLWVLGHMQNSSGDSEENLQFQNLELFGTDWESFDSANEEPFGVQVPRIESPLPPAVMETIKSIINPLATSESYGRDIYISMVQYAEHLWRTGSNN; from the exons ATGATTACGAATCCAAAGGTGAGAAACGACTGTCAAAAATACGTCATTTGGGGCACAGCCGAAATGCATCGAGTACAAGAGCAATCGATTCGTCACAATGCGCATGCGTCCTCAGCCGCGTCCAGCTTTCAACTGTTGGCGGGTAGAAAGATGGCTGATGCAAGCAGCGGGAGCTCAAATCAG GAGTCTATGGTTACACACTTACTGGAACGTCTTCAATCTAGAATAAGTGGGATCCTGGATCGACCAAATTTGGATTTGGACTATTTCCTGTACGTTGTTAATCAAGAAGTATTCATTTTGACATCAGCTGCTACTGTCTTTAATGTGCCAAGTGAAATTGAGGAGAATCTTCTATCTCTTCAAAGGAAGATAAACGGAGCTCTTTCACAAGAAGCACCCCAACTTTTCATTAAGGATGCAAGTAATGGACGAGGCAGACCAAAACTGATCTTTTCTGAAGAACTGTTAACCAGACTCATTGACATGCCTTTACCCGTGTCTTGTATTGCAAACCTGCTAGGAGTTAGTCAGTCAACCATCTTTCGTCGAATGCGTGAACATGGACTGTCTACAAAGTCCACGTATAGCAGTCTCTCTGACCATGACTTGGATAATGCTGTGATGTCTATCAAGAGACAATTACCAACTGCAGGATACAGGATGGTAAAGGGTTCCTTGCAAGCAGAAGGGCACAGAGTTCAGTGGGATCGCATCAAGGAGTCCATGCACAGAGTAGATGCTGCTGGAGTTTTGGAGAGGATGACAAAGCTAGGGTGCATTGTCAGGAGAACGTATTTTGTACAGCATCCGCTATCCTTAGTCCACGTGGACACAAACAATAAACTTATACG AGTGAGAGGTGATGAAGGTGTGGAAAATGTTGGAATTGCAGAAACCATGTTCACTGTAAAAGGCACAGGAAGAGGAAGCTTCATTGCAGGGAAGAGTGTGCATAATCAAAG AATCGAGCGCCTTTGGCGAGATGTTTGGCTCAGTGTAACTCAGCTGTACTACGAAGTTCTTCATGGGCTTGAAGAAGATGGCTTGCTGGACTTGTCAGATTCTCTCCATATGTTCTGTGTGCATTATGTGTTTCTTGCACGCCTAGAACATGATCTCCACATTTTTACTGAAGGCTGGGATAATCATCCCTTACAATCTGAAGGTGGACTTAGCCCAAACCAGCTGTGGGTTCTGGGACACATGCAGAATTCTTCTGGTGACTCTGAAGAGAATTTGCAG tttCAGAATCTGGAGCTGTTTGGAACAGACTGGGAGTCCTTCGATTCTGCAAATGAAGAACCTTTTGGCGTTCAGGTGCCACGAATTGAGAGCCCACTGCCTCCAGCTGTGATGGAAACAATTAAATCTATCATCAATCCTCTTGCAACATCAGAATCCTATGGTAGAGACATTTACATATCAATGGTTCAATATGCTGAACACCTTTGGAGAACAGGAAGCAATAACTGA